A region from the Deltaproteobacteria bacterium genome encodes:
- a CDS encoding glutamate--cysteine ligase yields the protein MSLTRDDPRFEHPIEAVEQLVDFFRQGETPRADWRVGTEHEKIGLYAQSLRPVPYEGERGIRALLAAISSRFGWKPLLDAGMLVGLERDGSTITLEPGGQLELSGAPLASIHETVREFREHIALVNQVSAPLGIIWLGLGVHPIAGIDEMPRMPRERHAIMREYLGRRDELGLHMMHATAGVQANFDFDCEADAAKKLRLALAASPISSALFANSGISQGRPNGFESWRAWIWRHTDNDRWSLLPFAFEASFGAGTAYRAYTEWALDVPMFLIVRDGRSIPAHGQTFREFLTNGRDGMRASLADWNVHLTTLFPEVRLKRVIETRGTDAVPGAAVCALPAFWKGLLYDETALEAGLARIHAWTHDQVFALHGEVARAGLQARAPDATVLDVARELLALSRAGLARQAVLDAAGRDESIHLEPLEAVVGRGSSPARAVLESWNGPWQKAIPKLIEYAKY from the coding sequence ATGAGCTTGACGCGGGACGACCCGCGCTTCGAGCATCCGATCGAGGCGGTCGAGCAGCTCGTCGACTTCTTCCGCCAAGGCGAGACGCCGCGTGCGGATTGGCGCGTTGGCACCGAGCACGAGAAGATCGGGCTCTACGCGCAGAGTCTGCGCCCCGTCCCGTACGAGGGCGAGCGCGGGATCCGCGCGCTGCTCGCGGCGATCTCCAGCCGATTCGGCTGGAAGCCCCTGCTCGACGCCGGCATGCTCGTCGGACTCGAGCGCGATGGAAGCACGATCACGCTGGAGCCCGGCGGTCAGCTCGAGCTGTCCGGCGCGCCGCTCGCGTCGATCCACGAGACGGTGCGCGAGTTCCGCGAGCACATCGCGCTGGTGAATCAGGTGTCGGCCCCGCTCGGAATCATCTGGCTCGGCCTCGGCGTGCACCCGATCGCCGGTATCGACGAGATGCCGCGGATGCCTCGCGAGCGGCACGCGATCATGCGCGAGTACCTCGGACGGCGCGACGAGCTCGGCCTGCACATGATGCACGCCACGGCGGGAGTGCAGGCGAACTTCGACTTCGATTGCGAGGCCGACGCCGCGAAGAAGCTGCGGCTCGCGCTCGCGGCTTCGCCGATCTCCTCCGCGCTCTTTGCCAACTCGGGCATCAGCCAGGGCCGTCCGAACGGATTCGAGTCCTGGCGCGCCTGGATCTGGCGCCACACCGACAACGACCGCTGGAGCCTGCTGCCCTTTGCTTTCGAGGCGAGCTTCGGCGCTGGCACGGCCTATCGCGCGTACACGGAGTGGGCGCTCGACGTGCCGATGTTCCTGATCGTGCGCGACGGACGGAGCATTCCCGCCCACGGCCAGACCTTCCGAGAATTCCTGACGAACGGCCGGGACGGAATGCGCGCCTCGCTCGCGGACTGGAACGTGCACCTGACCACACTGTTCCCGGAGGTCCGCCTGAAGCGCGTGATCGAGACTCGCGGGACCGATGCCGTCCCTGGTGCGGCGGTTTGCGCGCTGCCCGCGTTCTGGAAGGGTCTGCTCTACGACGAGACCGCTCTAGAGGCCGGACTCGCGCGGATCCACGCCTGGACCCACGACCAGGTCTTCGCACTGCACGGCGAGGTTGCGCGAGCCGGACTGCAGGCGAGAGCCCCCGACGCCACGGTGCTGGACGTCGCGCGCGAGCTGCTCGCGCTCTCGAGAGCGGGGTTGGCCCGACAGGCCGTGCTCGACGCAGCGGGTCGCGACGAGTCGATCCATCTCGAGCCGCTCGAGGCCGTCGTCGGGCGCGGAAGCAGCCCGGCGCGTGCGGTGCTCGAGAGCTGGAACGGGCCGTGGCAGAAGGCGATTCCCAAGCTGATCGAATACGCGAAGTACTGA
- a CDS encoding BON domain-containing protein yields the protein MNRSVRAVFAIAVALCVGFAVQASAQSQAEFKRELKAGKDLYKVPGMMEVTVKSMRGMMMMTGNVATAEDSKKAEEIIKGMRGVKEVRNRIRVGNVEDCSAATDETVMAKVEKEIGNDEELTQARRKIDIQIKDRNLVVKGGLKDYSQAGSLINLIKRVPCVNSLNYEDLDY from the coding sequence ATGAATCGGTCCGTGCGCGCCGTGTTCGCTATCGCAGTCGCTCTCTGCGTCGGGTTCGCCGTGCAGGCCTCGGCCCAGAGCCAGGCCGAGTTCAAGCGAGAGCTGAAGGCCGGGAAGGATCTCTACAAGGTGCCCGGAATGATGGAAGTCACCGTGAAGTCGATGCGCGGCATGATGATGATGACCGGCAACGTCGCCACGGCAGAGGACAGCAAGAAGGCCGAGGAGATCATCAAGGGCATGCGCGGGGTGAAGGAAGTCCGAAACCGCATCCGCGTGGGCAACGTCGAGGACTGCAGCGCCGCCACCGACGAGACGGTCATGGCCAAGGTCGAGAAGGAGATCGGCAACGACGAGGAGCTGACCCAGGCCAGGCGCAAGATCGACATCCAGATCAAGGACCGGAACCTGGTCGTGAAGGGCGGTCTCAAGGACTACTCGCAGGCCGGCTCGCTGATCAATCTGATCAAGCGCGTGCCCTGCGTGAATTCGCTGAACTACGAGGATCTCGACTACTGA